aagcgggttatgtgaaaactgagtaagttaaccctgagatgagggaaatgCTAGattatccgttccagaaagagaggtaagtgaaacagtcaccatggtaactgactctgtgaacataacctgccagcgagcaggttttcttcaactaaccctgagtttctcttcctttttagctgaagcctgcagactgaaggagctgtcagacaTGGTGTGTCATTTTCTTAAAGAGTCAGTTGATACTGAAGCACAAATAATCTCCGTTGGAGGGTGAAGAGACCctctgtttgagtgtttccgtttttctgtacaatcaatcatttatctgaacaatattcTCAGCCCTTGTATGGTTCGTATGACACATCGTGGACATACTCTCAGTTCAGAACAAGttttttgtgttgcactttgggGTTTTTGCCaatggctctctctctctttcgtaTGGCTTATGgtttgtacctgttggggtctgcaCGAATATTAAATGcgctgcacacacatgcacacacacaaattataaatgttgaataagtggacCACTCGAGACaaaacgtttctttttttttcattaatactcacacattgaccCTGTCAGTAATTTTCTGCCACgtcagctcatgttcttttgctgctgctactactgtATTGCTTTCTTTCTTAAATATATACTCATTATCTGCAtgcattaattaatatttttaactcctctggggagaagtaggaggactgagccctttgtttcacctgttgccatggtgaatcacgTTATCTGTGTACCACTGATGAAGGCTTGGTACCTCCTCATGCACGAGCTTCACTCAGGGTTACcttgactcagagttgattgaactaactgttatcacctgttctgaaacccaaaactctgagtttgacagctcagagttaGTCAACCTAGAGTTAAAattttaactcagagttagttaaacctgcttcctgaaacaggcccctggTCTAATGTGGTCTGGATGGAGAAATATCAGAAATCACTCTTCTTTCAGTTTTCATAGGCAAAATGaatgctttaaaaaatctgaCAGTGAGCTTAAACAGCGTTAAGGCTTTTGCTACTATATCTAGCACTAAAAACGGAGAATCCGCAGCTCAGTATCATTATGTATGCCTCCCTTAACCTAGAATAGTTAGTTAACTTCAATGTCGTTGAAACGCGTGTCTGTGAACCATTTTTGATCTATTGACTAGCTATGCTAAGTTACAACCTACGCCCATACTTACGTACTAATGTTGTTCAGGCCTCTACGTAGTACAATGTATCATGTTTGGTCTTGGGCATGTTTAACATTGTGTATCTCAAAATTAACTAGGCATTTCAAGATCGTGTGTACATCCTGTTGAAATTGTTTTGATTTAACTAAACTGGCTAACATGGATTAGCTAATACTTCCTAGCCACtcctgtgtgtgttattttggtCTCAGAAGGGccacgtgttttttttttcgcTGTATATTGTTTCTGTAATGGGTTTACCTAAATATTCCTTCAGTTTGTTTCAGATAACATTAGcgtaacattttgttttctgttagaGAACAGGCTAACATTAGCGTCGCACCCTGACTGTTCTGTAAGCTGCGGCTGTCTACCGAAGTCATTTTAACACGTAAAGAACTGTATCTTACtaaaatcagacaaaaataCTTACTTTTTCCCAGCTGAAGAGGCTCCTGCACCTTTTAAATTCAGGGCACTCTTCTGAACGGTGGCGTACTCCGACATCTTCGAGAAGGACGTCTTCTTCtcctttgtttttaaatcaccaGGCACCTGTGGATCAGTGCTGCCACCCGTCGGACTGAGAGGGAGCGACACAAGCGTGATGTGTGTCTTCCAGGCCAGAGAGAGGCAGTACAGATTATTTTTCAGAGCTTAAACATCAATGCACAAAACGGAAGTGGAGGAAACTGAATGTCAAACTGTAGCATGGTGAACAGTGCTTTTAGGTAAGctacagtaaaaatgtctggGTATAGTTTGTTTAGGATAGCATTGTCAACACAATGCAACGCTGCAACATTGCTCTGCAGGACGAACATATTGAACAGACTGCAGACGTGCGGATATGCGAAAAAAGTTGGTGAGTAAAGATTATTTTCTCTTCAGAATCAGGATCATCTTTAGTCAAATATGTGTACACATATAATGCATTTGACTCTGGTTTAGTGGATATCAGGGTACTTGGACAAAACCACAACAAGGTGAAATCGTTTCTGTGAACTGTAAACGGGATACAAATAGTATAAAGAACTGAAGAGTGCTGCGATGAACATTAAATGGTAATTAAATGGTACTTTGTATAACTTACATTATTAGGTTATATCCTTCAGGGTACTTTAGTGACAGTTTTAATTTGGCTGATGTAGTGAAACAGTatagtagggctgggcaatatggacaaaatagaatatttttgaccaaatacctccaTATTGATATTGCAGCAATATTAAAGGGAtaactattggtgctttcacagaatatttaaacaatgagatttttgaatCATTAGCAATGTAGATATGATTAAGTATGATTAGGTGGGTAAAGACAAATAATATAATAGCTATAATAGTCTGATAAGTTTAGAATATTGCATCACTTTACTGTCATGCAGCCTCTAAAATCGAatattatgatatccaaaaTCAAAGATGATATGTAAGTCTTATATCACAATATAGATAGAATATCAATATTTACCCAGCCCTACAGTTTAGCTAATTAACTGTTTATAAACTCAGAGAGCACTTTTAGGTGCACCTGTGTATATTAAAGCAATCCAATTGAACAACGCTGTTATGAATTCTGCTTTTACAATGCGTAAACATTTATACATGGTCAGAAAGTTGAtatttctactttatgtttattgttgagGTAGTAGTCGGTGGcagtggtgtactggagtgcattatgtTGACCTCAataacataaagtagaattatcacctttctgacaaactgaaaatgtataagcttaataaaagtagaatttatggcagagctatTGTATTGGAATGCATTAGACTTAACagatgttcctaataaagtgctcataCTTGTGAGTGGACATCCCTTCACAGTTCATCCACCCTTCTTAATCACCTctatatgaatatgaaataaaagcCCTTTGTTATAatcaacaaaatgttaaatgcatgcttttttttctcagtaagtTAATAAACCAGTCTCAATTAACACATCATATACCTAACATCATAACACAAATCTCTTTCTCCTGTTGTTTAGCGGCCAAAAGCAAAGCTAAAGGCATGGCGAAGGAGGCACCAAAAGGTCCTGAGGTGTGTAAAGACCCTGTCAGACTTACATCTTATGCAGTAGGGGTCAACATCTTCAAGCAAGGAGAAGACCCCAAACTAAAGCCCCCTCAGGAGTATCCGGAGTGGTGAGGACGCatatttctttcattccttcctctatTTACCATTGCCTCTGATCTTagaaatttaaaatgtcttctttttgttttgtaaaatttaaattccttgtttttaaagatttgttgaGAAAACATGTGTgcaagtagggctgggcaataaatcgtTACTGtatcatgatattttatagatatcatcttatatataagtgttgtctttactgcttttaaaggctgcatcacagtaaaaaaaaaaaattctgagcTTAATAGGTTGTTCTATTATCTGCtgttatccacttagtcattatatccacattactgatgattatcaaaaatctcattgcataaatattttgtgaaggcaccgatagtcatccctacaatattgtcaaaatatcgatatcaaggtatttggtcaaaaatattgtgacatttgaatctgcccatatcgcccagccctacatGCAAGACATTACAAACAGAAActgattgattaactgattgattgattgatatattaCAGTCTAAAATAGCGGACACACGTTGATTTCACTTGAGACTGTCTCTGGATGAGAAAGGGCATTTCATGTGTGTTCACTGATCCTCTCTCTTTTATCATTCACTTAGGTTGTTCCAGTTGAATCTGGGAAAGCCCAAAGACGTGCATGACTTGGAGACAGACACCTGGGAGTACTGGAAGCGTCTGAGGAAGGGAAACATGTTGCGTCACAACAGACTACACAAAGGGAAGAAGTTTTAGGCCTTCAGTGGACTTCCTGTATAGTGACGTGCTTCATACTCTTGTGGACTGAATAACCTGACATTGGTGTATGTCCAGAGCCTGTGTCAACTTCCTGAATGAAGTACTGTTCGATCGACTCTTTCCCACTTGCTACCTATCCAGTGGGTTATTTGTGATTATGCTGCATATTCAGTGGTATCCATGCATTGGCCCTCTGGtgataaaagctgaaataaagCTTGTTTCCCAATTAGGTTTTTGATTATACTATACGACAGTATGTAAGTAAGGCCTAAAAATAAGACCACCAGAAAGGCTGATAACGTCATTCTTGAGCTTGGAAACAGTAGTTGAGAAAACAATCTCTCGTCATTGTCTGTTTAACAGCTCTTGTATCACTTGATCTTCCTCAGGAGATGGACTTTTCCTACTCGTCATTGAATTTGATATCTTCAGATTTTAAAGATCATGTGAATCAGttggaaaacacaaaaacagcaactaAATGCACCATGTAGAGAGATTGCTTTGCCAACTTCAGGCAGGTAGTTATACTGAATATGTTGCAAAACTTTTGCATTGGATCAAATTAAATTGTAcatgcattcatgttttttgtgtgtgtccatatcCGAAGACAAATTACCTGCCATTGATATTTCGTTTTTGCAGACTTATTATGAATACATATGAGTAAATATCCTTCAAATGTTGCCTTTTATTCTTGCAGATTGCGCCATAACTtttaagtcaagtcaattttacaTATGGACAGCAGTTAGGAAAAATtcccctttaacgggaagaagCTTGGAGCAGAACCAGGCTATAGGTTGGCGGCCATATACCTTGACCAGTttgagagaaggaaagagagacacagataaGGACAGCAATAACGATAGTAATattaattaaagccgcaagcggcgatggcgggccctcgctcacccatgccaccgcggggcctgaggcatggcggggctgtggcgtgaagcagaaagtgagaaa
The Scomber scombrus chromosome 8, fScoSco1.1, whole genome shotgun sequence DNA segment above includes these coding regions:
- the mrpl54 gene encoding large ribosomal subunit protein mL54, whose protein sequence is MSGYSLFRIALSTQCNAATLLCRTNILNRLQTCGYAKKVAAKSKAKGMAKEAPKGPEVCKDPVRLTSYAVGVNIFKQGEDPKLKPPQEYPEWLFQLNLGKPKDVHDLETDTWEYWKRLRKGNMLRHNRLHKGKKF